Proteins encoded within one genomic window of Oryza brachyantha chromosome 7, ObraRS2, whole genome shotgun sequence:
- the LOC102708077 gene encoding protein NEGATIVE GRAVITROPIC RESPONSE OF ROOTS yields MGIINWVQNRLNAKQDRRRNEAAAAAAVSSSARSRGESCRQEARDQEKIAGDCWPVGGAHGLLSIGTLGNESPPPAAEEAASAAQDVADFTIEEVKKLQEALNKLLRRAKSKSSSRGSTADHDDDQLRAGGAASLLPLDRFLNCPSSLEVDRRISLRHAAADGGQNGEFSPDTQIILSKARDLLVNTNATTTIKQKSFKFLLKKMFVCRGGFSSPSPAPSLKDPVESRIEKLFRTMLHKRMNARPSNAAAASSRKYYLEDKPRRKMQSEHLHDDEDDDSGEDIFKWDKTDSDFIVLEM; encoded by the exons ATGGGG ATCATTAACTGGGTGCAGAATCGACTCAATGCTAAACAAGACAGGAGACGAAAtgaggctgctgctgctgctgcagtgaGTTCATCAGCTCGCA GCCGAGGAGAGAGTTGCCGCCAAGAAGCTCGCGATCAGGAGAAGATCGCCGGCGATTGCTGGCCGGTGGGGGGAGCCCATGGACTGCTCTCCATCGGGACGCTCGGGaacgagtcgccgccgccggcggcggaggaggcggcgtcggcggcgcagGACGTGGCGGACTTCACCATCGAGGAGGTGAAGAAGCTGCAGGAGGCGCTGAACAAGCTGCTCCGGCGAGCCAAGTCCAAGTCCAGCAGCCGCGGCTCGACGGCggaccacgacgacgaccagctgcgcgccggcggcgccgccagcCTGCTGCCGCTCGACAGGTTCCTCAACTGCCCCTCCAGCCTCGAGGTCGACCGGAGGATCTCCCTCCGGCacgcggcggccgacggcggccagaACGGCGAGTTCTCGCCGGACACGCAGATCATACTGAGCAAGGCGCGCGACCTCCTCGTCAACACcaacgccaccaccaccatcaagCAGAAGTCCTTCAAGTTCCTCCTCAAGAAGATGTTCGTCTGCCGCGGCGGcttctcctcgccgtcgccggcgcccagCTTGAAGGATCCAGTGGAATCAAGAATCGAAAAG TTGTTCAGGACGATGCTTCACAAGAGGATGAACGCTCGTCCGAgcaatgcggcggcggcatcgtcgAGGAAGTACTATCTGGAGGACAAGCCGAGGAGGAAGATGCAAAGCGAGCATCTCCATGACGATGAAGACGATGATAGTGGAGAAGATATCTTTAAGTGGGACAAAACAGATTCAGATT TCATTGTTCTAGAGATGTAA
- the LOC102710224 gene encoding elongation factor 1-delta 1, whose product MAVSFSNVSSEAGLKKLDDYLLSRSYITGYQASKDDLAVYSAFSTAPSSSYTNVARWYTHIDALLRLSGVTAVGQGVKVESSAVPEAATPDVVDAKAPAADDDDDDDVDLFGEETEEEKKAAEERAAAVKASSKKKESGKSSVLLDVKPWDDETDMTKLEEAVRNVKMEGLLWGASKLVPVGYGIKKLQIMMTIVDDLVSVDSLIEDYFYTEPANEYIQSCDIVAFNKI is encoded by the exons ATGGCGGTTTCTTTCTCCAATGTGAGCTCTGAGGCAGGCCTCAAAAAGCTTGATGATTACCTTCTAAGTCGCAGCTACATCACTGG CTATCAAGCTTCCAAGGATGACCTGGCTGTGTACTCTGCATTCTCAACTGCACCCTCTTCGAGCTATACCAATGTTGCAAGGTGGTACACTCACATTGATGCACTCCTACGACTGAG TGGAGTTACTGCTGTTGGTCAAGGCGTAAAGGTTGAGTCATCAGCTGTTCCTGAAGCTGCAACTCctgatgttgttgatgcaaag GCTCCTGCAGctgatgatgacgatgatgatgatgttgacCTTTTTGGTGAGGAGACtgaagaggagaagaaggcAGCGGAAGAGCGTGCTGCCGCTGTCAAGGCTTCTTCCAAGAAGAAGGAAT CTGGGAAGTCCTCGGTGCTGCTTGATGTCAAACCATGGGACGATGAGACTGACATGACCAAGTTGGAAGAAGCTGTAAGGAATGTGAAGATGGAAGGCCTCCTTTGGGGTGCAT CCAAACTTGTCCCGGTTGGTTACGGTATCAAGAAATTGCAAATCATGATGACAATTGTTGATGACCTTGTCTCGGTTGACAGTCTCATTGAGGACTACTTCTACACTGAACCAGCGAATGAGTACATCCAGAGCTGCGACATTGTTGCATTCAACAAGATCT AG